The genome window CCCTTAGATTTCTTAGCATTTTTAGTCTGAATCCATAACAAAACTCAGGTCTTCTTTCATCTGAGCACTGAAAAGTCCTCAAAATGTTGGGATAGAAGCATTAGCAAGCAGCTGAAACAAGGTCACCTTGACATAATGGCATTTCCATATTGCCAGACTGAAGAGACAGAACATTTTTATAGTCTACTTTTTATAAAGAGTCATTCTTTTGGCATTTATATGAGTaaagcattttttggggggagggggtgtatTTGCAAGGCTGCAATAAACCAtgaaatcttgaggaatggcCATGAGATTTTCATCAGCTTTATAACACAATTGtacttctgctcgaaataaaattccctataccaccaggctagaaattttAGGTCTCAATAGCCTTGAACTATGTCATCTCCAttccaacctatgcttagttcataagattatttaacaaaacattctacctgtaaatgagtactttaatttcaacataataacacaagggctatcaatagattcaaactcaatataaattgctctaatcttgattgtaggaaatatgacttctgcaatagagtagtaaatgtttggaacactctacctgatcctgttgttagtctctctaatccccatactctttaccttaaactgtctaccgtggacctttcatgtttcttaaaagatccctaagggggtgtgcataagcgcaccagtgtgcctaccgtccccatCCTACCGTCCCTATTTAAATATaaccattctatgtgtttatggctatattttgcctatttatatccttttttgtgtgccaatttttttcatgtgtccatgtctatgtctatactgttacttgtttctttgttctttttgataaacaaacaaacaaacaaacaaatattgatGTACTCTGATAAAAAGTGAGTTTGTATCTTTGACCAAAATGcaccaatatttatttatcaaaccacATTGGTTATACTGTATTTGTAAGATGTGCCTATTTATGGTTAACAATGATTTAATCAATAACTCAGCTGCCTAGATTGAACCATAAACCAGAATATATGAGTGGAGTTCacacattattttattatttttacaataattttATTGAAGTTTGCAAATACAAAGATAAATGACTAATACaacctaaaaagaaaacaaaaagcgtaaagtgattgaaaaaaataataataaaacacataAAAGATGATTCCCCTTTCTctctagaccagtggtcaccaaccagtggtccgtggaccactggtggtccgcgagaaaattttggtggcccacagaaaaattatttgcatttttttatactgcactaaataCTTTTTAtcgttttaaaaaattcatattaatggtcctcgggatttaaaattatgaatttagtggtccctgaggtacgaaaggttggtgacctctgctctagacaaatataaacaatttcaATAACTTAACATCTCTAGTATTTCAGTTTAAAagctctcttcttcccatatcttatTCAttatcaaacaaataaaaacccATAATTCAATTCTAATCAGCAAAACTCTATCAGAAATATTAACACACCTATTTtaatcttaataaaaaaaatccattttgtaaTCTAATATTGTTCTCTAAGAAACAAAGTGAAAAACTTTCCACTTATAAACAGATCCTTACAACCTCATCATTTAATCCTAGTCAAAAATAAATTCCTTTAACAACTATCAGAAATCACAACTTATAGATTTTAACCCTGATCAAATTGATTCACTTTGTAAATGTTCTGTTTACCTTTAAAAAGCTTGATCCTTATTTGCACAAACCCTTATTTCCCACAAGTTGATTTCTTATCATTTTCTCTTTAACTGTTCTCAGAACGTTTCCTTTGTTTAATACTTTCCTTTTAGAAATCTGAGATAAGAAGGCCTTCCACattcttctttattattattatttatttattatttgtttctttaattattaagacatcagccgGGTTCATTTGTAAATCATTTTgtcatctttttccatatcattctggCATTTTGAAGTCCATTTTTACATCCACAGCATGTTTTTTCATATCATTTTTGTAATCCAGcatcttttttaaattccaaTTCTACACTTAAATCTGAGTCTCTGTTTTATCCAATAAAATTTGTCTTAATTTTATTGTTTCATCCAGTAAAATCTGTTGGTGTTATATATCCTTTATATATCCTTTTCTACAGTAGTTCAACTACAAGATAAGCATCCTGAATGCTTATCTTGTAGTTGATGGCTAAATTGTTTCCCAAAACAATAAGGCTTTGCTATGACCAACAACAGAAGTAAGTAGTTTACTTAATCAGTATTGGTTATATTTAGGACTTATATTTGGTTGttttaacatttattatttaaacttggaCTGCAATTCAATGATCGGTTGATTTTTAGTTTGTAGTTTAGTGTGCAGCCTCTGACATTATGATTTAGCATGCCATAAAAACCAGAGTATTTTTTATTTGAGATATGTTTTATGACAACCTTTTCAGACAAATCTGGTCCTTTTCAGACATGTTGGCTCTAATTTTCATTATAATACGTAGACCAGTTATCTTAGGATAATGCAGCATGATGATTTTCTGACATAGGTATGAATATGCTGGGGAAAGAATAAATTGATacacaaaaatatatgaaaatgtcCATGTATGAATAGCACCAACTATTGGAACTAAAATAATAAACATGAGAATAAAtgtggaataacagaataacaggacaaaagaaaaataatataaaaaattaagaGATACAATGACTAAAATTTCTTGTTACACATAATACAAGTTGGAATAAGTTCCAACACAATTATTCTCTTTTGTtttgaacatttttttctacCAACAATTATTTGAAGCTATAGGGCATAACAGAATTATTTATGAAGCATAAAATTCCATATGAGAAAGATCAGATCCGAAGCTAAAGGATCAGagtgaaaattaaaataaatattttaataaagaaagaaaaatattacaaCTTTACTACATAGTTTCTACATAGGTCAGAGCTCTCAAATATGACATTAAACAGAAGGTACAAACATCTTTGGTAGTTCATAAAAAGTATTTCAGTTAGGAATTAATTATAGGACATTAATTTCTAACAGAAATTcttttctatagaatagaattaacacAAGATGGCACACAATAGATGTAGTCAATGAATAGAAGTTGCTTGAGAAGGGATTCATTGATGAGTAAACTCTCCTTTTGTGAAAAGAAATTCCTTTGAGGTGAGTTGAACATACTGGATGCCAATTATAATGTCTGATTTCAAATTGGCacttttcattttgaaaagttTATTCATTCTTGATTGTGAACACAATTTTTCATCTCTAACAATTTCAGCAGATCAAATTTTTAATCTGTATGACTTGCTGCTGAAATTATGGTTtacggcagtggtgggttgctaccagttcgccccacatcaggcgaaccagtaccggtggcagcaggaagctccgcccacccacccggacatctctgtgcaggcacagaagtttctgcgcatgcacagaagcgtcatgTGTGTGCATGAGCACATGCCTGCGCACAAATGAACcggtagcgacaggatttgaatCCTGCTACTGGTTTTCGGTTAGATGTTTTCAATTTTAATTCTTGAGCCCTTAGTTCTTTGAAATGAAAACTGACATGGCTGtacatatttcaaatatttttcaaagtatggATTGACAATACTTCTAAACAAACACTATTCAACATAATTTGTAATAGGAAATAAACAGATGCTGTTATGGATTGCTGCAGGTGTTCTGTTTCATGTTCTTTTTGTATTGCTGTAATGAAAAGTGAtaatataatgaaaataatattacTGAATAAAGCTCTTACGACATTCTGTTTGCTGGTagcttgtgtatgtttctgtcttAAAATATACTTGTAAAAATCAaacttttaaatatgttttattctttgcatcttttggaaaaaaagacaAGATGAATTATTTGCATAAATCAAGATTTAAAGCATGTTTAGTACATTAGATCTATTGCTCCATTTGGTGTctcagaattttttgattttgaaAAAGGAAACTCAAATCCAGCCAGGCGTATAAGCAAAATGTTCATAAAGTGTACTAATGAGCACACCAGGATGATCCAGAAGGATTTTGCAAACTGCTCACTgtgagttttaaaaataaaacttccttCTTTATAATTAGCTATTTTCTCAGAGAGGTGGTGGATTTTCACTTCTGAAGAAAACAGTATCAAAATAAGAAAGCCAcaagaaactgaaaaagaaagaaatgcaaaattaATATTTGGTCAAATTTTCAGCCTAATTCTACAACATTTGTTGTTATACTTCAACATTTATAAATTAGCTGCTCTGCTTATTTTCTTTAAGAGGTTGGGTCCCAGTTGAATCCAATAATTAATAAGAACAGATAATTGTAATTTGATTttgctccatttcttccccactttTTCTCTAAATACTGTATATCTGTTTGAAATTCACACT of Ahaetulla prasina isolate Xishuangbanna chromosome 6, ASM2864084v1, whole genome shotgun sequence contains these proteins:
- the CLRN1 gene encoding clarin-1 isoform X2; amino-acid sequence: MQSLRESPFFPELFKIMPASIHVSVILFCLALFVFALIGTGFFMYNAFGNPYETLHGPLGLYLWSFISVSCGFLILILFSSEVKIHHLSEKIANYKEGSFIFKTHSEQFAKSFWIILVCSLVHFMNILLIRLAGFEFPFSKSKNSETPNGAIDLMY